The Acidobacteriota bacterium genome has a segment encoding these proteins:
- a CDS encoding cysteine synthase family protein yields the protein MADKDGKKTLGANTTLRRFGDIRELIAGPDNPTPIVKIGRVIPQGGFELHLKLEWFNPFGSIKDRPALYLLKGMEERGELEGKKLVEPTSGNTGIALAALAALMKKKFTATIPEGEPEEKKVLLRMLGAEVWPTPDDLCPTDHPKDGAIALAHSFVKGEAHKGQYAMPNQYENPDNVKAHYETTGPEIWNQTEGAVRYFFAGLGTCGTITGVGRYLKEKNPDIEVIAVEPQQGHRVSGLKNLEESKEPGIFDRSVVDQVVRVDDDPAYAMTKRLFREEGLIVGPSTGAIVHAAAEYGKNREGVAVAVSPDSGLKYSSFFVDFLGEEGKPKA from the coding sequence ATGGCAGACAAAGACGGTAAGAAAACGCTCGGTGCTAATACCACCCTTCGACGGTTCGGAGATATACGGGAGCTGATAGCCGGCCCCGACAACCCCACCCCCATCGTGAAGATAGGCAGGGTAATTCCCCAGGGCGGTTTCGAGCTCCACCTGAAGCTGGAATGGTTCAATCCGTTCGGGTCCATCAAGGACCGCCCCGCCCTCTATTTGCTCAAGGGCATGGAGGAGCGGGGAGAGCTGGAGGGGAAGAAGCTGGTAGAGCCCACTTCCGGCAACACCGGCATAGCCCTGGCCGCCTTGGCCGCACTCATGAAAAAGAAGTTCACGGCGACGATCCCCGAGGGGGAGCCGGAGGAGAAGAAAGTGCTCCTCCGCATGCTGGGGGCCGAGGTCTGGCCCACGCCGGATGACCTGTGTCCCACCGACCACCCGAAGGACGGGGCCATTGCGCTCGCCCACTCCTTCGTGAAGGGCGAAGCCCACAAGGGGCAATACGCGATGCCCAATCAGTACGAGAATCCCGACAACGTGAAGGCTCACTACGAGACCACGGGCCCCGAGATATGGAATCAAACCGAAGGAGCGGTGCGCTACTTCTTTGCGGGTCTCGGCACCTGCGGCACGATTACCGGCGTCGGGCGGTACCTCAAAGAAAAAAACCCGGACATCGAAGTAATCGCTGTCGAGCCCCAGCAGGGGCATAGAGTCTCGGGGTTGAAAAACTTGGAGGAATCGAAGGAGCCGGGAATTTTCGACCGCAGCGTCGTCGACCAGGTAGTTCGCGTGGACGACGACCCGGCCTACGCCATGACCAAGCGCCTCTTCCGGGAGGAAGGACTGATCGTGGGGCCGTCCACCGGGGCTATCGTGCACGCCGCCGCTGAGTACGGAAAGAACAGGGAAGGGGTGGCCGTGGCCGTCTCTCCGGACAGCGGGCTCAAGTACAGCTCGTTTTTCGTGGACTTTCTAGGAGAGGAAGGCAAGCCGAAGGCATAA
- a CDS encoding sulfurtransferase TusA family protein codes for MQTIFKLPDSLEDDLNKFRENVERFGKGEISAAEFRSFRVPLGVYEQRKDGTFMLRVRFPAGGVLPHQMRTLAGVSRKYGSGVLHVTTRQDIQVHNVELEGIHPALVKLYGAGLSTKGGGGNTVRNITACYDSGVCPKEAFDVTPYSIAVTEFLLDDPLSYRLPRKYKIAFSGCAEDCAGATLSDVGFIAKKQDGEPGFAVYVGGGMGAKSRVADLLEEFVPAQDAHFVAEAVKRVFDKHGDRKNKHKARLRFLVERMGPERFRTLYEDELSKLRQKGLPPLHVRDLPGPGTSVPKNGEPPEEGFREWREKNTTAQKQSGYRLVHIPLVLGDIDAGTFEKLADVVEAHGEGIARTTQLQNLVLRSVHDRELAALHRKLGELGLAETFSPIARNAIACTGASTCRLGICLSRGLSCAVIDELTHSGLSLDKLGEFNLHVSGCPNACGRHPVGQIGLFGAARRVDGRLVPCYVVQLGGRVGEGITRLARGKDVVPARNVPAFISEFLHAFAEAPQCPDFDVFLEDGGRELAAQLARKHGRIPSFEEDKNCYFDWGSEELFSLAGRGPGECGAGVFDLIEVDLASAREAVEQGRLFAATVLASRALLVTQGEEAGDDAEALELFTKHFIDTGLVKETFRKLTEGGLSSASSGNPEKTFRADAGDVSAMVDAVQKLYDSLDPSLRFRSADDAPASQAEKEAPDNSAPGVKSEEAKVDREENLQGVTCPLNYVKTKLLLGQMAKGQVLAVFLDGDGARNVPPSAEKDGHQVLSVKEEGDRWRVTIRKG; via the coding sequence ATGCAAACAATATTTAAGCTGCCGGATTCCCTCGAGGATGATCTGAATAAATTCAGGGAGAACGTGGAGCGGTTCGGGAAAGGGGAAATTTCCGCCGCCGAGTTCCGCTCCTTCCGCGTTCCCCTCGGCGTGTACGAGCAGCGGAAAGACGGAACATTCATGTTGAGGGTACGCTTTCCCGCCGGCGGCGTTCTGCCACACCAGATGCGGACCCTGGCCGGCGTGTCCCGAAAGTACGGCAGCGGCGTCCTCCACGTCACCACCCGCCAGGACATTCAAGTTCATAATGTGGAGCTCGAGGGAATCCACCCCGCCCTGGTGAAGCTCTACGGCGCGGGACTCTCGACAAAGGGCGGAGGCGGAAACACCGTCCGCAACATCACGGCCTGCTACGACTCCGGTGTCTGCCCCAAGGAGGCCTTCGACGTGACGCCGTATTCCATCGCGGTGACGGAGTTTCTGCTTGACGATCCGCTGAGCTACCGGCTCCCGCGCAAGTACAAAATCGCTTTCTCGGGATGCGCCGAGGATTGCGCCGGCGCCACGCTGAGCGACGTGGGGTTCATCGCGAAAAAACAAGACGGCGAACCGGGGTTCGCCGTTTACGTGGGAGGCGGCATGGGCGCAAAAAGTCGTGTCGCCGACCTCTTAGAGGAGTTCGTGCCCGCGCAGGATGCCCACTTCGTTGCCGAGGCGGTCAAGCGCGTCTTCGACAAGCACGGTGACCGAAAGAACAAGCACAAGGCGCGGCTGCGGTTCCTGGTCGAGCGGATGGGCCCGGAGCGCTTTCGCACCCTGTACGAGGACGAGCTCTCGAAGCTGCGCCAAAAGGGCCTCCCTCCCCTGCACGTGCGCGACCTTCCGGGCCCAGGCACATCCGTCCCCAAAAACGGGGAGCCGCCTGAGGAGGGCTTCCGTGAGTGGCGCGAGAAGAACACCACGGCCCAGAAGCAGAGCGGGTACCGCCTTGTCCACATACCTCTCGTCCTGGGGGACATTGACGCGGGGACGTTCGAGAAGCTGGCCGACGTCGTCGAGGCGCACGGGGAGGGCATAGCCAGAACCACTCAGTTGCAGAACCTGGTGCTCCGCTCCGTTCATGACAGGGAGCTTGCCGCGCTGCACAGGAAGCTCGGGGAGCTTGGGCTCGCGGAGACTTTTTCTCCGATTGCGCGCAACGCTATCGCCTGCACCGGGGCATCCACCTGCAGGCTGGGCATCTGCCTTTCCCGGGGGCTTTCCTGCGCCGTCATTGACGAGCTGACACATAGCGGGCTTTCTCTTGACAAGCTCGGTGAGTTCAATCTCCACGTCAGCGGCTGCCCCAACGCCTGCGGCCGCCACCCCGTAGGACAGATAGGGCTTTTCGGAGCGGCGCGCCGCGTCGACGGAAGGCTCGTGCCCTGCTACGTGGTCCAGCTCGGGGGCAGGGTGGGCGAGGGAATTACCAGGCTCGCCCGGGGAAAAGACGTCGTTCCGGCGCGGAACGTTCCGGCTTTCATCTCCGAATTCCTGCACGCCTTCGCGGAAGCGCCCCAGTGCCCCGACTTCGACGTTTTCCTCGAAGACGGCGGCCGGGAGCTCGCCGCGCAACTCGCCCGTAAGCACGGCCGCATTCCGTCCTTCGAGGAGGACAAGAACTGCTATTTCGACTGGGGCTCAGAGGAGCTGTTCTCCCTTGCGGGTCGGGGACCGGGCGAGTGCGGCGCAGGGGTGTTCGATCTGATCGAGGTGGACCTCGCGAGCGCCCGCGAGGCCGTCGAACAGGGGAGACTCTTCGCGGCCACCGTCCTCGCCTCTCGCGCCCTGTTGGTCACGCAGGGAGAGGAAGCCGGAGACGACGCCGAAGCCCTCGAGCTTTTCACCAAGCATTTTATTGATACGGGGCTCGTCAAGGAGACTTTCCGCAAGCTGACCGAGGGGGGGCTGAGCAGCGCGTCGTCTGGCAATCCAGAAAAAACGTTTCGCGCGGACGCGGGCGACGTGTCCGCGATGGTCGACGCGGTGCAGAAGCTGTACGACAGCCTGGACCCCTCCCTTCGTTTCAGATCCGCGGACGATGCGCCCGCCTCGCAAGCGGAAAAGGAAGCGCCAGACAACAGCGCCCCCGGCGTAAAAAGCGAAGAGGCAAAGGTCGACCGGGAGGAAAACTTGCAAGGCGTCACCTGCCCGCTCAACTACGTCAAAACCAAGCTTCTGCTCGGCCAGATGGCGAAGGGCCAGGTGCTCGCGGTTTTCCTTGACGGCGATGGCGCTCGCAACGTCCCGCCAAGCGCCGAGAAAGACGGGCACCAAGTGCTGTCCGTGAAAGAGGAAGGAGACAGGTGGCGGGTGACCATACGTAAAGGATAG
- a CDS encoding class I SAM-dependent methyltransferase, giving the protein MPRDRGFPPGYYDKHLTRNPLARWMLRGHYRTIEEYVEKTGGRRVLEIGCNRGAILERIAGAAEWVVGCDVDVDALRLGRRLLGEESLLAGGSAFSLPFREGAFDVIVLCEILEHLDAPEEALEETARLRPKAVILSVPREPLWRVLNMARGAYWGSLGNTPGHVQHFSTRGFLRFVERYFRVLEVRTPTPWTMVLAAPRGG; this is encoded by the coding sequence GTGCCTCGTGACCGCGGGTTTCCGCCCGGCTACTACGACAAGCACCTCACCCGCAATCCCTTGGCGCGGTGGATGCTCCGCGGGCATTACCGCACGATCGAGGAGTACGTGGAAAAAACGGGCGGCCGCCGCGTCCTCGAGATAGGCTGCAACCGTGGGGCCATCCTCGAGCGCATCGCGGGGGCGGCGGAATGGGTCGTCGGCTGCGACGTGGACGTGGATGCGCTCCGGCTGGGGCGGCGCCTGCTCGGGGAAGAGTCGCTTCTCGCCGGAGGCTCGGCGTTCTCGCTTCCCTTCCGGGAGGGCGCGTTCGACGTCATCGTCCTGTGCGAAATTCTGGAGCACCTGGACGCGCCGGAGGAAGCCCTCGAGGAGACGGCGCGCCTTCGACCCAAAGCGGTCATTCTGAGCGTCCCCAGGGAGCCGCTCTGGCGGGTGCTCAACATGGCGCGCGGCGCCTACTGGGGGTCCCTGGGCAATACGCCCGGCCACGTGCAGCACTTCTCGACGCGTGGATTCCTCCGCTTCGTCGAGCGCTATTTCCGCGTCCTGGAGGTGCGAACGCCGACGCCGTGGACCATGGTGCTCGCGGCGCCGCGTGGAGGGTGA
- a CDS encoding glycosyltransferase family 2 protein, translated as MKKLIVQIPCYNEEEHIAAALADVPRALPGVDVVETQVIDDGSSDGTARAARESGAHHVVLLPQHMGLAHAFLAGVHNALGLGADVLVNTDADRPYSGRDIERLVAPIVRGEAQVVVGCRDIRKVPHFSPLKRLLQRVGAWVVNRATGLRLPDVTSGFRAYGREAMLRMNVFSHYSYTLETLIQAGRLGLAVAHIMVEPNPEVRPSRLARSIAHYVLQSVLIILRVTTLYYPLRVFLSLGALSFAAALALVGRYLYYYTLTGAVGHLPSLALAGVLVVLGIVLSVGGLLADLMAAQRMLLEETLYRERQRLYAHAPSRHEVAGQADSSAS; from the coding sequence ATGAAGAAGCTCATCGTCCAGATTCCCTGCTATAACGAGGAGGAGCACATCGCGGCGGCTCTCGCGGACGTGCCGCGCGCGCTTCCGGGCGTCGACGTCGTCGAGACCCAGGTCATCGACGACGGAAGCTCCGACGGCACGGCCCGGGCGGCCCGCGAGAGCGGGGCGCACCACGTGGTGCTCCTGCCGCAGCACATGGGACTCGCCCACGCCTTCCTGGCGGGTGTCCACAACGCCCTGGGCCTCGGGGCCGACGTCCTGGTCAACACCGACGCCGACCGCCCTTACTCCGGGCGCGACATCGAGCGCCTCGTGGCCCCCATCGTGCGCGGGGAGGCGCAGGTGGTGGTCGGCTGCCGCGACATCAGGAAAGTGCCTCACTTCTCGCCCCTCAAGCGGCTGCTCCAGCGCGTGGGCGCGTGGGTGGTGAACCGCGCCACGGGGCTTCGGCTTCCGGACGTCACGAGCGGCTTCCGGGCCTACGGCCGGGAGGCCATGCTTCGGATGAACGTTTTCTCCCACTATTCCTACACACTCGAGACGCTCATCCAGGCGGGCCGCCTGGGCCTGGCCGTGGCGCACATCATGGTCGAGCCCAACCCCGAGGTGCGCCCCTCGCGCCTGGCACGGAGCATCGCCCACTACGTCCTGCAGTCGGTCCTCATCATCCTGCGGGTCACGACCCTATATTATCCGCTGCGCGTTTTTCTGAGCCTGGGCGCGCTCTCGTTCGCCGCGGCCCTGGCCCTCGTGGGCCGCTACCTTTACTACTACACGCTCACCGGCGCCGTGGGCCACCTGCCGTCGCTTGCGCTCGCGGGCGTCCTCGTGGTGCTCGGCATCGTGCTCAGCGTCGGGGGCCTCCTCGCCGACCTGATGGCGGCGCAGCGCATGCTCCTGGAAGAAACCCTATACCGCGAGCGGCAGCGCCTCTACGCGCACGCACCATCCCGGCATGAAGTCGCCGGGCAAGCGGACTCCAGTGCCTCGTGA
- a CDS encoding phosphoadenylyl-sulfate reductase, translating into MTQLATFLKAQTNGQKDPAILHRTFEAEQTLAILRWAVERYFPKITLACSFGAEDVVLFDMISRVNKKVRVFYLDTQLHFKETLETRDRLVERYGITPVAMKPKLTAEQQVEEHGEALWERNPTLCCNLRKVEPLTRALAEQDAWITGIRRQQAPTRANTALVENDEKFGLIKINPLAHWRDDDVWNYIREHDVPYNPLHDRDYPSIGCNTSVCTRPVKPGEDPRSGRWAGFAKTECGLHK; encoded by the coding sequence ATGACGCAACTTGCAACGTTTCTAAAGGCGCAAACGAACGGGCAAAAAGACCCGGCAATACTGCACCGGACGTTCGAGGCCGAGCAGACGCTCGCGATTCTGCGGTGGGCCGTCGAGCGCTACTTTCCCAAAATCACCCTGGCGTGCAGCTTCGGGGCCGAGGACGTGGTGCTCTTCGACATGATTTCCCGCGTCAACAAGAAGGTGCGCGTCTTTTACCTGGACACGCAGCTTCACTTCAAGGAAACCCTCGAGACGCGCGACCGCCTCGTCGAGCGCTACGGCATAACGCCCGTGGCGATGAAGCCGAAGCTCACCGCGGAGCAGCAGGTCGAGGAACACGGCGAAGCGCTCTGGGAGCGCAACCCCACCCTGTGCTGCAACCTGCGCAAGGTGGAGCCCCTCACGCGGGCGCTCGCGGAGCAGGACGCGTGGATTACGGGCATCCGCCGCCAGCAGGCGCCCACGCGCGCCAACACCGCCCTCGTCGAGAACGACGAGAAATTCGGCCTCATCAAGATCAATCCCCTGGCCCACTGGCGTGACGATGACGTCTGGAACTACATCCGTGAGCACGACGTTCCCTACAACCCGCTCCACGACCGGGATTACCCGAGCATCGGGTGCAACACCTCGGTCTGCACGAGGCCCGTGAAGCCGGGCGAGGACCCCCGCTCGGGCCGATGGGCGGGCTTCGCCAAGACGGAGTGCGGACTGCATAAATAA
- the sat gene encoding sulfate adenylyltransferase — protein MSLSKPHGGRLVNREVKPHGRRKWESVLKNAPRLRLTPREKSDLELIAIGGLSPLEGFMGPEDYESVLETMRLASGLPWTLPVALAATEQEASAVEPGEPVALADDEGKILGMLEAGCRFPYDKKREAEKAYGTRDERHPGVKRLYAQKDFYLGGRVRLFEKIPHGAFDDCAFTPAEARGRFEELGWRRVVGFQTRNPVHRAHEYIHKCALEITDGLFLHPLVGETKSDDIPAEVRLACYRALIEGYYPKGRVVLGAFVAAMRYAGPREAIFHALARKNFGCTHFIVGRDHAGVGSFYDPFAAHRIFDEFSPDEIGVTPLFFDHTFYCRACGGVISARTCPHGESEWLRLSGTRVREMLSRGEELPAEFTRPEVAEVLRGTYGAQRNWQG, from the coding sequence ATGTCACTTTCCAAACCCCACGGCGGCCGGCTCGTCAACCGCGAGGTGAAGCCTCACGGGAGGCGCAAGTGGGAAAGCGTCCTGAAGAACGCCCCGCGCCTGCGGCTCACGCCCCGTGAAAAAAGCGACCTTGAACTAATCGCCATAGGCGGACTCAGCCCCCTGGAAGGATTCATGGGGCCGGAGGACTACGAGAGCGTCCTCGAAACGATGCGCCTCGCAAGCGGCCTCCCGTGGACGCTGCCCGTGGCCCTCGCCGCGACGGAGCAGGAGGCGTCCGCCGTCGAACCGGGCGAGCCGGTCGCGCTCGCGGACGACGAGGGAAAGATTTTAGGCATGCTCGAAGCCGGGTGCCGCTTTCCCTACGACAAGAAGCGTGAGGCCGAGAAAGCTTACGGCACCCGCGACGAGCGTCACCCGGGCGTCAAGCGCCTCTACGCGCAGAAGGATTTCTATCTCGGGGGCCGCGTGCGGCTTTTCGAAAAAATTCCGCACGGCGCGTTCGACGACTGCGCCTTCACGCCCGCCGAGGCGCGCGGGCGCTTCGAGGAGCTCGGCTGGCGGCGCGTCGTGGGCTTCCAGACGCGCAACCCCGTCCACCGGGCCCACGAGTACATCCACAAGTGCGCGCTTGAAATCACGGACGGCCTCTTCCTGCACCCGCTCGTGGGCGAGACCAAAAGCGACGACATCCCGGCCGAGGTTCGCCTCGCCTGCTACCGCGCGCTCATCGAGGGCTACTATCCGAAGGGGCGCGTGGTGCTCGGGGCGTTCGTGGCCGCGATGCGCTACGCCGGCCCGCGCGAGGCCATCTTCCACGCCCTGGCGCGCAAGAACTTCGGCTGCACCCACTTCATCGTCGGGCGCGACCACGCGGGCGTGGGCAGCTTTTACGATCCCTTCGCGGCCCACCGCATCTTCGACGAGTTTTCTCCGGACGAGATCGGCGTCACGCCGCTCTTTTTCGACCACACGTTCTACTGCCGCGCGTGCGGGGGCGTCATCTCCGCCAGGACCTGCCCGCACGGCGAGTCCGAGTGGCTCCGCCTCAGCGGAACACGCGTGCGCGAGATGCTGTCGCGGGGAGAGGAGCTGCCTGCGGAGTTCACCCGCCCCGAGGTGGCGGAGGTCCTGCGAGGGACGTACGGGGCACAGCGCAACTGGCAGGGATAA